GCAATACATAATATAGAAAAGTTGACCTATGCCTGAACGCACAAAAGCCAATCGGCTTAGTAGCACGATCGGCTTTTGTATGTATTCGTTAGTAAACATTCAGTCATATCAGAGCCTGAGGTTATCGCATTCGGCTGCGTCCCGTAATCAGGGAGATTACGAACAGTACAACAAAGATGAAGAAGAGTACTTTCGCGATTGAAGCAGCTGCTTCAACAAT
The nucleotide sequence above comes from Paenibacillus sp. W2I17. Encoded proteins:
- a CDS encoding DUF1328 domain-containing protein, with the protein product MLKWSVLFLIIALVAGIFGFFGIVEAAASIAKVLFFIFVVLFVISLITGRSRMR